The genomic interval ACGGGGTATTAAATATAACCCTAAATCAGGTTAATGTCAACCATTTTTTTATTTAATTTAACGAGCTTCGCATTCCCAACAGGCAAGAAAAGATTTTAATGATTTAAAGAAAAAAGTCAACAGTTTTTTTGAAAATTTATCTAATTTCCATAAAAAATCTATTCCACCTTGTTTTTGTAAAAAAGTGTATTGTTTTATCAAGCACATCTTTGACAAAATTAAACAAACCTGTTTTTCTATAGGCGCCTCTTTCTTCAGGGTAACTCCACCACACAACCACTGCTCTTCCCCTTATGTACTCCCGTGGGACAAACCCCCAGAATCTGCTATCATCACTATTATCTCTATTATCCCCCATAGCAAAGTAATACCCTTTTGGTATTCTAACAGGCCCAAAATTATCCCTGACTTTTAAAGGTCCGTCTCTATAAATATTGTATTTATCTTTAAAAACAACATAAGGCTCGTCGAGTTTTTCCCCGTTAATATAAACCTGCTTATCTTTTATTTCTAAAATGTCTCCAGGCAACCCTATAGCCCTTTTTATAAAATCTATATCTGTGTTTTCAGGAGACCTGAATACTATCACATCTCCCCTTTTAATATCCCTTTGGGGAAAAACCTTCTTTTCCCATGCAAAACTAACCGGACCAAATATAAATTTATTTACTGCTAAATGATCTCCTATCAATAAAGTATCTTCCATAGAAGAAGTTGGAATTTTAAAATTTTGAAATACAAATGTTTTAGCAAAGGTAACCGCAAGAATTCCTATTAGTATAGTCTCAAAATAATCCCTTAATTCACTTTTCTTAAATTGAAGCATAAATTAAATTATCCTTATTCTATATTAAAATAGTTATAGAGGTTTGTTATTTTAAAAATACTTTCCACATTTTTATGCAACTCAGTAAAAATTATCTTTTTCCCCAACTCTTCCGCTCTTTTATGAAGAGCAACAAGTGCTCCCAATCCAACAGATGTGATAAAATCACAATCCTTTAAATTTATTTCTATTGTTTTAAAATTAGGGTCTTCAAGGAAAGGCTCAACTTTATTCTTTAGTATGTCATTACCTATCGTGTCTATTTTACCTTTTACTAAAACAGTGACATACCCTTTTAAACTGTCGGCATTTTCTTCTACATATAACATACTACCTCTCCTAATTTCTTTATTCTTAAAATATTATACAATACTTTTGTTGACAACAAAATTTATTTTACATTATACTTAAATATATCAAAAAAAGGTGTATATATGGCAAAAGAACGAAAAAAAATAGGTCAAATATTAATTGAAGCTGGATTAATAACTCAAAAACAACTTGAAGAAGCCTTAACTTACTCAAAAAAACACAATTTAAGGCTGGGAGAGGCATTAATTCAATTAAATTTTGTAAGTGAAGAGGATATTTTAA from Thermotomaculum hydrothermale carries:
- the lepB gene encoding signal peptidase I is translated as MLQFKKSELRDYFETILIGILAVTFAKTFVFQNFKIPTSSMEDTLLIGDHLAVNKFIFGPVSFAWEKKVFPQRDIKRGDVIVFRSPENTDIDFIKRAIGLPGDILEIKDKQVYINGEKLDEPYVVFKDKYNIYRDGPLKVRDNFGPVRIPKGYYFAMGDNRDNSDDSRFWGFVPREYIRGRAVVVWWSYPEERGAYRKTGLFNFVKDVLDKTIHFFTKTRWNRFFMEIR
- a CDS encoding STAS domain-containing protein, with product MLYVEENADSLKGYVTVLVKGKIDTIGNDILKNKVEPFLEDPNFKTIEINLKDCDFITSVGLGALVALHKRAEELGKKIIFTELHKNVESIFKITNLYNYFNIE